ATGCCTTAATTCACTGACAAATCTAGATACTTGATCTCCCCCACTAAGTGTTTCAGGCATTTAACTCCTGCAATGGGTGTGATTAACTACGAGATGGTTCCAATGTTGGGTAAGTAATACACTAATGCATCAGTTTCAATTCTGAAACTCAAACCTCATATTCTATCATATTGTTATATAATTAAATGCCATATTAGCCACTCATAGTTACATGGCCTATACTAACTAGTACCCTTAATGAAACTACAGGGCACAGAATTCGCGTAGTGAAGAAATAAATGATCAACACATTCTATTAGCTCTAATATTATGTTAGTATGTTCCTTTGGATCGGAGCTTAACTTATAACAATGCTTCTTTAATTAAAGTTTCTCTTTTACCGAGCGCGCCCTAGCCATTGCTGAAATGTTCCTATCCTGGCTTCTCTTAGGTACTTTTGGGTGCAAGGTCACGGTGTCTCTTCTTCCAGATGCAGTCTTTTGGCTGTTGAGTTGATTCCTTCTAGTAATGAAGCATGAAGCATCCAGTGATCCAGATCATGTTCTTGCATATTACTCTCTTGAAGGACAAAGAGATGATTTTCCGGATACCATTGTTAGTGTACCTTTGGAATTCACCATATGTGCATAAACCTTTTTTTCCCCTCATACCCCTCGCTTTTTCTGTCTTGTAATTTTTTGCTGTATTTGTAGTATCAGGGTCCTCATTTTTCAATGCAATTTTAGTGCAGTGTTTATAATAAtactactactaaatatctacttctacttaatatactaaaattgggtTTTTCCCCAACTACTAAAGGTGACGTGTCGATCTCTTATGCCtctgtttttcctccaaaatgaataattttttttctattctaaattattttattgtaattatattataattaatactaaactaataatatataataatactaatttggcaacatatcttcattataattatatcaaatcaatatttaatacacTATTAAACTActttatcaattatcaattaaaaatatttttaataattttaatgataataataatatcaataatagtaataataataataaaaaatctttgTTATCCGATTCAcgtatatcaaataatttttttaaattattttataaaaaatatctttaatataattatattgtaattaatatttaatgaataatatataattatattaatttagagacatatcttcattataattgtatcaaatcaaaatttaatgcattattaaaaaattactttaataataaataatttacatatttatttttgttttactaaagtctatatatagtgtttttctgtggtacatgaatctaaatttgagagtcaattcataattttatatttagtgttttttttactacttcatagaataagaatgtattcttcgttttttattgaagttgatcattttaaggtacaatttataattttttataatattttttatatacttattctattatattattcttttgataattttttatttgttgttacTTTAAGTTATTCTTATCGTCTAATGTTCCAGTTCGATTGTTTTTTGCCACAATCATTTACAATGCATCACATCCATGAAATACCTCATCGAGTTGTCTTCACTAATTCGGGTTCCAACTACATGGATGTAAGCGTTCAAAGAAGAGGCAATAGTCTCTACTTTACCGAAGGATGTAAGTGTTCAGTTTTGCTAAATTCGTGACAAATTAAGATATGCAATTTCAACGAttggtaatatatttaaattttcttagtttaagctgttcattattagaataattttttaacatattttgattttttttcagaaattaccagctttcttttgcatgcatgcaatgcCATTGAGGGGAATAAGAGTTAGTTTGGTTTTTCGGTGTGGTAATTCTATACCTTGCCGCATTGCATGGATAGCGGATGATGAAGCTTATCTAACAAGAGGATGGTCTGATTTTGCACGAATTCTAAATATTGAAACTTACGATGTTATTTCAGTTGGTTGTCGTTACAAGAATGATTCTATACTATACGTGACTAAGGACTAGAATAGGTTCAATATTGTTTAGGTAATTTGgttttattattagtatttgattaaattataattatagaattttaaattattgcctCAATTTTTACGATTATTTTTTGTGGATGtgctatttttaaataatttaataaaatgaagTAGTGTAAGATattattaagtttatttttatcctttatttctttatttgtattttcattatatttgacaaaaaattGAACCTACACATATATTAAATCGTTGACCTAAAGATAATTTATTTGCCAATAAAAAcagattttatttataattggaataaaatttatttgccAATAATCGgtggataaaattgaaattacacccgtgtcatataattataattgattaattggtataaaataaaattatacccGTGTCACGagtaataatctaaataattatatcttaacaaaatataatttgaaataatttataaacaattatcttaacaaaaataattatttaataattgatttaaaaatcaatgcaaaaaataattattaataatagtattattaactgggtaaataatataatttcaaattattacttgaaatataaataatatatgaaaatctattgagtaaatcaatgattttgcatcttaataatttgacaattattactcaattaaccagttaattgaattagtaataacaatttccaatttcaaattttgtatattaAGTAGTTATTAAAAACTGGGTAATAACGATTTATACGGAaaaatcattgataaattcaattaaccatatagaagataatatactaacagttttagtatattatttatgGCAATCGAAATTATTTCCTCAgattttctattaaaattgaaattagtaatagtttaaaaaaaggtttattaataaaattactaatagTCACATTTTTATACACAAGATATATgttttctatatattatttaaaaaatataatgaaacatGAATAATAAATGAGTATGTTATTTCTTCGACTAGCTAATTAATGCAAAATCGAGTACCATTTTTTATTCGATTGAGGTCATATTCTGTTTGGTGAAAGTTTTAATCACCTTAATTAAATCATGTCTTTGTGCCTTAACTTATACAAGTAGTAATATGTTACATATTATTTGGTATATCTAAGTAGTTATTTCTCATAGTGGAGAtgtaaaaaatcatattaaggTTTATTGTCAAATAATTAGTGGATGAATAATagtagattatattattttgaaaaagtattttcattataattatatcaaatcaatatttaattattataaaatatgttaattataattatatcatagaattataataattacgatatttatgttatatattttaatcatttacgtacgtaaataattagaaatcaatcaaatcaaattatcACGGTAAATAATATGTTGTATATTATTACGGAAAATAATCCgtagataaaattgaaattacacctgtgtcatataattataattgattaattggtataaaatgaaattatacCCATGTCATGagtaataatctaaataattatatcttaacaaaatataatttgaaataatttataaacaattatcttaacaaaaataattatttaataattgatttaaaaattaatgcaaaaaataatttttaataatagtattattaactgggtaaataatataatttcaaattattacttgaaatataaataatatatgaaaatcaATTGAGTAAATCAATAATTTTGCACCTTAATAATTTGACAATTATTACTCAATTAACTAGTTAATTGAATTAGTAAtaacaattttcaatttcaaattttgtatattaAGTAATTATTAAAAACTGGGTAATAACGATTTACATGGAaaaatcattgataaattcaataaaaccataaagaagataatatactaacagttttagtatattatttatgGCAAGGAAAATTATTTCctcaaattaaatttatataattatagtaaGTCTCTATAATTAAAGCAATATAAAACTGCTTCatatatagcaataatattatacatatttatatatctcttttttatctctttttttaaaatattgacatataattaatgtagaaaatatataatattaaactgTTTTGTTATgcatatatatgaatttatataataaCCCGTATAATTTATACGTATGGCATAATACATATGTCAAAAAAAGATTccataatttttaaaaaccactgttttgttatatgaaattgaaattgaaattaaataatttttatttatatgatttttttctATTAGTATAAGTATTTCCATTAAAAATTCATATCGTTTGTAATTAGTGTgtgtgcatatatatatatatatatatatatatatataagtcgTAATAGTCAATTGTTTCAATTATTTTGACGTTAATGCTCTTGTGAATGAACTAAGTGGGTATTTAGAAAGGCTAACTAATGAGCAGAAATTTGCATACGATCAAATAATTGGTGTTGTTAGCGGTAATATGGGTGAACTTTTCTTCTTATACGGTAGTTGTGGAAAAACATTCTTATGGTCAACTATATCATGCTCAATTAGGTCTAAAGGAGGTATAGTTTTAAATGTTGCTTGAGTGGGATTGCTGCACTTTTGTTGCCTAATGGAAGAACTGCACATTCAAGGTTTAAAATTCCTTTGGTCATAAATGAGGATTCTTTGTGTAGCATTAAACAGGGAAGTCCTCTTGCAAGGTTAATATCCAAGGCCAAATTAATCACATGGGATGAAGCTCCAACGATAAGTAAGTATTGTTACGAAGCTTTAGACAAATGCCTCAAAGACATCTTAAGGTGCTCATATTCGTATAATGCTCATTTGCCATTTGGAGGTAAAGTTGTTGTTCTCGGAGGAGATTTTAGACAAATTTTACCTGTGATTCCCAGAGGCTCAAGGCAAGATATAATTCAGTCTTATATTAATTCTTCATATTTGTGGCATAACTGTAAGGTTTTAAAGCTTACAAAAAATATGAGATTGTCACTAGGTGAAAACAACAACATACAAGAACTCAGAAATTTTGCagaatggctactcaaaattaGTGATGGTTTGGCTGGTGATACAACAGATGGTGAATCGATCGTTCATATACCATCTGACATTTTGATTAAGAACTCTGAGACAGCTTTGGATGACCTCATTGATTTCGTGTATCCAAATATGTTATCCAATTTATCCGTTGAAAATTATTTCAAGGATAGAGCAATTCTTGCACCAACTTTGGATTGTGTCACTGATGTCAACAACAAGATGACTACAGAGTTACCTGGACAAGAAAGAGTCTACTTAAGTTCAGACTCTGTGTGTGCTGAAGAGAGAAATATGGAATTTGAGTTAGATGCTTTCTCGCCGGAGATTCTAAATGGAATAAATTGTTCAGGTCTACCACCACACAAGTTGGTTCTGAAGGTTGGCGCTCCTGTTATGTTGCTGCGGAATATAGACCAAACTAATGGTTTGTGCAATGGAACGAGGATACAAGTTAGAAGAAAGGAAAATCATGTGATAGAATGCAAGACTTTAACTGGTAACAAAGCTGGAAGTGTTGATCTTATCCCAAGACTGAATCTAATTCCAAATAATGAAACATTGCCGGTCAGGTTTTAAAGAAGACAATTCCCAATTATCATGTCATTTGCAATGACAATAAATAAGTCCTAGGGACAAACTCTATCGAAAGTTAGAATTTACCTTCCAAGGCCAGTTTTCACTCATGGTCAATTGTATGTTGCGTTATCAAAGGTAACGAGTAAAGATGGTCTGCGAGTGCTGTTGCAAGATCATAGACACTTGGAAAATAACtgcatgatgaatgtgatatatAGAGAAGTTTTTGAGAGCCTATAATAAAAAGGTAATAACAAAATGTCTTACtaaatctatttatttattaaaatttattactatcacttaaaaaaatttagaaattctAGGAACTAATAGATGAATTCTTATTATACATTAATAGTttgagaatattaaaattatcattaaaattcgtataattttattctcttgacaaacaattttataattacgttaatcatataattttatatataaacatTGATATAGTGTTATTTCATGTATATATTTTGCAGGTATCAAAGGATAGCATTGAATTATTATTCAGTaggtttaaattatttattgtttactACAAAACTTTCTGCATTAGGGTTCTCTATtaatttgttcttcattttgagctgatttttgatattttcttacTTCACAGTAAACCAACATATAAAACTTTGTTGGTAGATTTAAGTATTACTAGATTATTTATGGTCATATTGAGTATATATGcctgatttattgaaaaaaatagattaaataactattttatagttaatacaATTAATACtatattaagaaaagaaaaataacgcatacaagttattttttattaattaaattattataattaaaatgaaatttaacataacaacataaaattataatttcaatcttatcacgtgcatggTACAGGTGATTAAACTtgtaatatactaaaactggatTTTCCCCCGGCTAATAAAGATGACGTGTCGATCCCTCGCGACTccgtttttcctccaaaatgaataaaatttttttaattctaaattattttataaaaaatatctttattataattatattataattaatatttaatggataatatataattatactaatttaggaacatatcttcattataattatatcaaatcaatatttaatacattattaaactacttatcgattatcaattaaaaatatttttaatcattttaataataatattcataacaataatagtaataataataataataatacatttgTTACCCGTGATATGATGAAATTATTCACGTATATCATTTTTATGTGTAATTAttgtatataataaaaagttactttaataataagtaatttacatatttatttttgttttactaaaGTCTATATATAGTGTTTTTCTATGGTACATGAATCTAAATTTGAGAGTCaactcataattttatattttttttactacttcatagaataagaatgtattcttcatttttttatcGAAATTGATCAttttaaggtacaatttataattttttataatatttttcatgtactcattctattatattattcttttgataatttattaattattattactcTAAGTTATTCTTATCGTCTAATGTTTCAGTTTGATTGTCTTTTGCCACAATCGTTTACAATGCATCACATCCATGAAATACCTCATCGAGTTGTCTTCACTGATTTAGGTTCCAACTACATGGATGTAAGTATTTAAAGAAGGGGCAATAATCTCTACTTTACTGAAGGATGGTTGGATCTACTCACCTATTATGACCAACCTAATGGAATGTTGTTAAGTTAGCTTTTTTGGTAGGAGCTCGATTTTGTATTGAGGAACTATTTCCATGGAACTTTCTAGGCCAAGTTCAAGTTCCATCCCCTCCATGCTTTTTACGTCTGCTCGAAAATCTTCGAAGTGGAGCACATAATGAGATTGAATTCCCTCCGTTTAAGTTCAGTTTTGCTAAATTCGTGATAAACTCGAATATGCAAttgtaatatatttaaatttttttattttaaactttttgttATTAGGATAATTTTATGACATGTTGTGATTTTTTTCAGAAATGACCGGCTTTCTTTTGTATGCatgcaatgccattgagaggGAATAAGGGTTAGTTTGGTTTCTCGATGTGGCAATTCTATACCTTGCCGCATTGCATGGATAGCAGATGGTGAAGCTTATTTTACAAGAGGATGGTCTGAATTTGCACGAATTCTAGATGTTCAAACTTACAATGTTATTTTAGGTAGTTATCGTTACGAGAATGACTCTATTCTATACGTGACTAAAGACTAGAATAGATTCAATATTGTTTAagtaatttgattttaatattagtatttgattaaattagtattagaaaattttaaattattgccttaatttatatattatgagtATTTTTTGTAGATATgctatttttaattaattttaatataaaatttttcatgTCAGATatatttaagtttatttttctctttgGAGATATATATCATCTTTATATCTTTATTTGTATTTACATTATATTCGAAAAAAATCTCTACCTAAACATATATAGCAAATTGCTTACCTAATATACACACACAATGTCCTTGCCGATAAAAACAGATTTTAACTAGAAAAAATAATGAAGCATAAATCTTTTGATGATATATACAAAATGTAAAAGAAATACAGTAAGTAGATATTAtgttataataatatctttaattgTATTATAATTAGCTCATAAATAAtgtatgattatattattttagaaaaatatttttattataattatatcaaatcaatatttaatatattattaaattaattattttataataatatttttttattttaataataataatagtaatagtCTATCCTTTTATTAAAACACTTATCTAActgaattataattaaatatttaatgaaAATAAAGGAAGAATTTGTGTTTTGAATGATAatataattgtatatttttaaagattttaaggTTGTGAGTAAATATGTGATATAATAGAAAAATGCTTCTAAATATATAATCTTCCTATATTAATATACGCATGCATGTCACCTCCTTATTTACTTTTTAGATCGCTCAATTTTCATTAAGCGTaataaaaaccataaaaaccaataAATAATTACTTGAGTTTTTCATTATTCCTATATATaggctttattttttttataatacattctatatatatttatatctattttttatatagcaataatattatatgtatttatatatctctttttttaatttatttttaaaaatattgacatataattaatatagataacaTACATACTAAACAAATATTTCTATTGATTTAATTACAACAATTAATACAAGATAATAACATAAGAATAACCTAATTATAGCAAGAATTTTCATTAAAATGATTGACTAATAATTTGAATATAATTGATATAGTTAAATTGATATAATCCATAAGATTGAGAGTATATATATAgcaattatatcaattataacAATAATTCACGTGACTTCATATGCAATAATTTGAATTATTATTGTCACTTAATTATACTTGAATATTATCATatcattataataataataataataattatatacgagttattattattattatttttattttaattattattattattattattagataatgaataagaattagaattatattaatatttttaaaattaatataataaaaatgactaaaaatatttaaaatcaatGTGCGATATTAATATCATAAGATTTGACCATATTTTATGATTAGAATCAAATATTCTTATCATGATTACCAAGATCGGTGCCATTAtcatatcattattattattattattattattattattattattattattattattattattattattattattattattattaaaaatatttttaattgataattgataagtagtttaataatgcattaaatattgatttgatataattataataaagatatgttcctaaattagtataattacatattgtaatataattataataaagatattttttataaaacaaTTTAGAATAGAGAAAAATACAttcattttggagggaaaatggAGTCACGAGGGATCGACACGTCACCTTTATTAGCTGGGGGAAAAtccaattttagtatattaagtagaagTAGATATTAATCTTCTATTGCAACACATTTTTTATCTACTCCGCACattatcttttctatcttcttttatttttttaattgctatttttacattatttttaattatttattttacttttacttctcaTATATAGATTTATCGTAATTCATCACATgttctttttgaatttaatgattttttagGTTATATTTTACTATTGATGCGTTTGTTTTGTCTAGATAGTGTGTTTTTTTTAGTCTGTGATTAATATAATAATCTGTAAATATTTATTCTattgtataaaaattaaatttctgcACTTAATGATAAAACTGTCGTGGCATGTTTCTCATGGtgtttttcaatttatttcttttaactcattaaattaaatttattataataaattaattatatcaactaattgatttagttaattatttaaatatcatacaatttattataatttctatcaatcaattaattgcaattcaaattgaatgattattttgttacgaaattattattttctaatataTTTATGGACAAtacacatatttttaaaatgttcgAACTTACGATGTTGTTTTAGTTGGTTGTCGTTACGAGAATGACTCTAATCTATACATGTCTAAGGACTAgaatagattaaatattatttaagtaatttatttctaatattggtatttgattaaattagttttagagaaatttaaattgttaactcaatttatatattacgaCTAATCTttttgaatatattatttttatattttttaatataaatttttttctgatttttaagtttattttttttcttggatatatgtatcacctttttttttctcattttatatTTCAGATTAGTaatgtaattattaaaaaaaagaaatattaaaacatcactatttaaaaaaggaaagataagttaaaaaaaggaaaacaaagattaaaacatcactattagaaaaaaaatctgTTAATATGCGTATGAATGGGTCGAGATTGAGAAATATATatggatataaaaaataaaaaattattgcacgattgtagaataaaaaataatcatatatatatatatgtgatttaaatatttttaataaccGATAACATggagtttaacaaaatataattcaaatatttttttatttatgtatatgtatataattatttatgtatacgtatatatattaagaaaaactaccataatatatatatatatatatatatatatatatatatatatatatataatttaatgatgagcggataatttatacgctttttggcattgtttttagtatgttttagttagtttttattatatttttattagtttttagttaaaattcacttttctggactttactatgagtttgtgtatttttctgtgatttcaggtattttctggctg
This sequence is a window from Arachis stenosperma cultivar V10309 chromosome 10, arast.V10309.gnm1.PFL2, whole genome shotgun sequence. Protein-coding genes within it:
- the LOC130956959 gene encoding uncharacterized protein LOC130956959, coding for MGLKEGSPLARLISKAKLITWDEAPTISKYCYEALDKCLKDILRCSYSYNAHLPFGGKVVVLGGDFRQILPVIPRGSRQDIIQSYINSSYLWHNCKVLKLTKNMRLSLGENNNIQELRNFAEWLLKISDGLAGDTTDGESIVHIPSDILIKNSETALDDLIDFVYPNMLSNLSVENYFKDRAILAPTLDCVTDVNNKMTTELPGQERVYLSSDSVCAEERNMEFELDAFSPEILNGINCSGLPPHKLVLKVGAPVMLLRNIDQTNGLCNGTRIQVRRKENHVIECKTLTGNKAGSVDLIPRLNLIPNNETLPVRF